The window GGCGGCCCAGGGCGTTGGAGTGGATGCCCTGGACGAGGAAGACCGGGCCGTCGACGTGCGGGGTGGTGATGACCGGGGCCTCCTGCCTGCCGAACTCGACGAGGACCTTGTCCGTCAGCCACTCCACCACCGGGTGGATGTCGGTGAGGAAGGAGACCTCCGGCCACATGGTGGTGCTGCTGTCCCTGGCCTCGGTGAGCTTGCGCTGCGCGAGGGCGCGGTCGAAGGTGACCAGCATCCGCTCGGCGACCCGCTGCTCCTTGAGGTAGGACGGCGGCAGGGCCTTGAGGCGGTGGAGCAGGTCGGGGGCCATGGCCGGGGACAGCGAGAAGTATTCGCCGCCCTTGGCGTCGGCGCCGGACGACAGACCGACGAGGTCCTCGGCGCGCTCCTCGTACACCTCGTCGAGGGCGGTGGAGACGAAGGCGGCCGTGTCCCCCTCGAAGAGGGAGATCTGCTCGGCGCGTGCGGGCAGTTCCTGCTCGGTGACGGTGTCCACCTGGCCGAACAGGTCGGCGAGGGCGGTGTCGGCGGCCGGGTCGGGCTCCAGGAATTCCTCGACGCTGCCGCCTCTGACCAGTTCCCTGATGAGCCGGCGTTCCTCCTCCTCGGCCCGGTAGAAACCGGACACGGCCTCGGCGGTGCCGTCCAGTTTGTGGGCCTCCTCCTCCCGGCGGAGCAGCTTCTCCGCGACCGTGCGGTCGTCCTTGGCGCCGGGGACGGCGGAGGTGAGGATCAGCGCGCGGAACTGGGGCTCGTACTTCTGCCCGTACCGGTCGATACGGCCGTTGCGCTGCTCGATGCGGATCAGCGACCACGGGATGTCGTAGTGGATCAGGTGGTGGCACTGGCGGTGCAGGTTGACACCCTCGGAGGCGACGTCGCCGGTGAACAGGAGCCGGACCGGGGTGTCGGCGAGGCCGAACGCCTCCAGGACGTCGCCCTGTTCGTCGTCGCTGAGGCCGCCGTGCATCACGGCCACGGCCTTGGCCGTGCCGTCGGCCGCGACCGGGAAGCCCAGTCGGGCGGGGACGACCTGGGCGAGCCAGGTGAGGGTGCGGACGCGCTCGGAGAAGACCACCGCTCGGGTGGTGGACCGGGGACCGACACCGATCTCCTTCAACTGCCCAACGAGCGCGTCGAGTTTGGCGGAGTCGCCGGGGGCGGTGCCGTCGCCCATGCCGGTGATGATCTCCCGCAGCCGGGCCAGGGCCGCCTGCTCGGGGGCGATGGCCGGGTCGGGCCGCAGCCCCTTCTCGCCGGCCTTGCGGACACGGTCGGCGAGTGAGGCGACGCGCTTGTCGACCGTCTCGCCGAGGGCGACGTGGGAGGACAGAAACGTCTTCAGCAGCTGGTAGGCGAAGAGCTGCTCGGTGGCGACCGAGGTGCGGTCCTCGTCGGCCGTGCCGAACTCCGTGCTCGTCCGCGCGGCGGGCAGCCAGTGCTCGGTCAGCTCGGTGAAGATCCGCTCCTCCGCCTCGGTGGCGACGCAGTGGAGGGAGACGGTGGGGCCTCGGTCGGGCCACTCGGTGCCCATCTCGTCGCGCACCTCGGGACTGATCTTGGTGCGCCGGATGTAGAGGTGGCCGAGGTCCGCCTCGGGGTCGTAGTGGTCGCGGTCGACGATGGCGGCCGGGTCAAGCAGGGAGATCAGGTCGGCGAAGGAGCGCTTGTCGCCGTTGTGCGGGGTCGCGCTGGCAAGCAGCAGGGCGTCGGTGCGTGGGGCGAGGGTCTCGGCGAGGGCGCGGCGCTGGCTGCCCGGGTTGATCAGGTTGTGGGACTCGTCGATGACGACGGCGTCCCAGCGGATGCGCTCCAGATGGTGCCGGTACTGGCCGATGTTCTTGAGCGTGTCCACGGAGATGATCACGCGCTTGTAATGAGTGAACGGGTTCCGCCCCGCCGGGAGCTCGCGCTGGACACGCTGGATGCCGAGCGAGTCGAGCCGCACGAGCGGGATCGAGAAACGGGTCCACAGCTCGTGCTGGAACTGTTCCAGGATGCTCTGCGGGGTCACGACCAGGATGCGCTCGCCCCGTCCCCGGCGGATGAGTTCCGCGAGGGTCAGGCCGATCTCCAGCGTCTTGCCGAGGCCCACGACGTCGGCGATCAGGACCCTAGGGCGGAGGTTGCGCATGGACAGGGCAAGCTCGGCGGGGCGCTGCTGGTAGACGAGCGGGTCCAGCAGGAAGCGGTCCGCAAGGGCGAGCCCCCGCTCCGACTGCGGCAGCGGCGTCTTGCGCAGAACGGCTTCGAGGAAGAGGCGGCTGCGCCGGAAGTACGAGGAGGTGTCGGGGACCAGGCGGGTCTTCTCCGGGTCGAGTAGTTCGACCGTGTCGATGCCGCTGAAGAAGACGGCTTCCTCGTCCCGGACGAACTCGGATACGCCGACCGCTTCGATCCGCTCACCGTCATGCTCGGTCGTGATGGTGTTGCGGACCAGCCACTCCTCGTCCCGTACAAGGATCTGCGCTCCCGGCGGGAACCGAGTCCCGTCCTGCGTCGCCCCCTGGTCGGTCACCCGCGGCCCCTTCGTCTTCCCGTTCCACCTGCAATCACGTGGTCCTGCCGTCCAGCAGTCCTGCGACCGCAAGTCTGTCACGGGGGAGGAAGGGCTCGTACTGGCATCGGCGACGCGAACCGGCGCGGCTCAGAAGCGCGCCTCCCGCGCGTACCCTGCGCGGATCCGCTCAGCGACCTGGAGGGGGGTCGAGAGTCGGACGCCAGCGCTCCCACGGCTTCGGGACGAGCTCCCGTCCTGCCCGAGGACGGTCTCCCCCGGGATGGAGGGGCCAGCGCTCCCGGATTTCCCGCCGGGTTCGTCGTCGATGTCGGCGGGCTGCCCCGCGGCCGGTACCGCCGTGACCGCTTGCTCGTCGTCCTCCACCGCCGCCGGGTCGACGGCGGTGGGCGTGTAGGCGGGGGCGTCGGCCCCCGGTGCGGGTCCGAGGGCCGGCGCGGGGAGCTGGGGCACGACGATCTCGGGCGTGAGGTCGGTGAGGCGGTACTTGGCCTGGAGAGCGGTCAAGCCCTGGTCGTGGATGGCCCGTACTAGGCGCTTGATGACCTCGGGCAGAGCGGGCCGGGCGCCGGGGTCCGGCGCGAGCATGTCTGTGACCAGGGGCCCGAGCTCCGGTGGCAAGTCCGTCAGGTCGGGAGGAGTCGCCGGGTCCTCGATCTTCAGAGCAACGGCCTGCCAGGTGGGTCCCTCGTACGGGTAGTGTCCGGTCGCGGCGAACAGCAGCACCGCGCCCAGCGCGTAGACGTCGGCGGACCGGTCCAGCTGGTGCTCGCCCCGGGCCTGCTCCGGCGGCATGCACAGCACGCTGCCGACGACGAAGCCGGTCGCCGTCAGGGTGGTGCGGCGCTCGGCGAGCACGGCGAGACCGAAGTCGATCACCTTGGGGCCGTACCGGGACAGCAGGATGTTCTGCGGCTTGAGGTCACGGTGGAGCAGCCCCGCGTCGTGCACGGTGCCGAGGCCCTCCGCCAGCAGCGCTCCGAGGCTGGCGGTCTCGGCTAGCGGGAGGGGGCCGTGCTCGGTGACGAAGGTGCGCAGATCCGGTCCGGGGACGTACTCCACGGCGAGCCAAGGCTGATCAGCGTCCGCATCGGCTCCCACGAAGGCCGCGACGAACGGCCCGTACACCGTGCGCAGGCTGTCCACTTCGGACAGGAAACGCGCGCGGGTGTCCTCGTCGAGGACGGAAGGCTTGATGACCTTCACGGCGGCCTGGTGGCCGGCTGCGGACTCACCGAGGAAAACCTGCCCCATGCCGCCGGCCCCGATCCGGCAGACGAGGGCGAAGCCCCCGATCTCCTTCGGGTCCTCGTCCCTCAGTGGTTCCACAATGCTGTGCCTCCCCCTTGTGGCCTGTACGCGCCGCTGCGGACGAGAGCCGAGCTGGACCGGAATCAGTGTATGCAAGGCCTGGGGTTTCCCTGCGCTGCTTACGTGACCAAGCCCCCCCCCCGACAGGGGACTCGGCGGAACGCCGTTGTCCGCTTGTGCCCTCTGCTGTCTTGCCAACGAATTTCCTGGATCAGGCCAGCCGACTGTGGTGGTGATCGCTACGGTGTTAACCGCAGAGCGAAGAGGGGATCTCGATCCATGAGAGCAGACACAGTCGACCTGCGTCGGATCTTCGGCAGGGACATCCGTTACACGGTGCCGCTGTTCCAGAGGCCGTACGTGTGGAACCGGGACGACAACTGGTCGGCTCTGTGGGAGGACATTCGCCGCACCGTCGAGCGGGCAGAGCAGGCGGCCCTGACCGGCGATACGGTGGCTCCGCACTTTCTCGGCGCCGTTGTCTTCGACGAGACGCCGTACCTTTCGTCAAGTCTGGAGACACGGCAGGTCATTGACGGCCAGCAGCGTCTCACAACTCTGCAGTTGTTCCTGTTCGCGGCCCGCCTGTCCGCAGCGGCTCTCAACCATGAGCGGTCCGTGCGGCTGCTGAGCAAGTTCCTGGAGAACGACGAGGACCTGTTCGACCGCGTCCAGCACCCCGATCACCTCTACAAGGTGTGGCCGACCAACGCGGACCGGGACGAGTTCCGCAGCGTCATGCGCGGTCAGGGCGGGGCAGGACGGTTCGCCGAAGCCATCACCTACTTCAAGCAGGAGATCGACGCTTGGCTGGCAGAAGCCGCCGAACCGGAGGAGCGGCTAGGGACGCTGGTGCAGACCCTGCGGGAACAGTTGCGCCTGGTCATCATCGATCTGGAAAAGCACGACGACGCTCAGGTCGTCTTCGAGACGCTGAACAGCCGCGGTACACCGCTGGAGCACGCGGATCTGATCAAGAACCTACTGTTCCGTGACGCGGAACGCGCCGGCGCGGACATCGACCGGCTCTACAAAACGTACTGGGCTCCCTTCGACCAGGACGAATGGCGCACGGAACAGACGACTGGCCGCATCACGCGAAGCCGCCTCGACGTGTTCCTGACGTACTGGCTCACGATGC of the Streptomyces sp. 1222.5 genome contains:
- a CDS encoding SNF2-related protein; the encoded protein is MTDQGATQDGTRFPPGAQILVRDEEWLVRNTITTEHDGERIEAVGVSEFVRDEEAVFFSGIDTVELLDPEKTRLVPDTSSYFRRSRLFLEAVLRKTPLPQSERGLALADRFLLDPLVYQQRPAELALSMRNLRPRVLIADVVGLGKTLEIGLTLAELIRRGRGERILVVTPQSILEQFQHELWTRFSIPLVRLDSLGIQRVQRELPAGRNPFTHYKRVIISVDTLKNIGQYRHHLERIRWDAVVIDESHNLINPGSQRRALAETLAPRTDALLLASATPHNGDKRSFADLISLLDPAAIVDRDHYDPEADLGHLYIRRTKISPEVRDEMGTEWPDRGPTVSLHCVATEAEERIFTELTEHWLPAARTSTEFGTADEDRTSVATEQLFAYQLLKTFLSSHVALGETVDKRVASLADRVRKAGEKGLRPDPAIAPEQAALARLREIITGMGDGTAPGDSAKLDALVGQLKEIGVGPRSTTRAVVFSERVRTLTWLAQVVPARLGFPVAADGTAKAVAVMHGGLSDDEQGDVLEAFGLADTPVRLLFTGDVASEGVNLHRQCHHLIHYDIPWSLIRIEQRNGRIDRYGQKYEPQFRALILTSAVPGAKDDRTVAEKLLRREEEAHKLDGTAEAVSGFYRAEEEERRLIRELVRGGSVEEFLEPDPAADTALADLFGQVDTVTEQELPARAEQISLFEGDTAAFVSTALDEVYEERAEDLVGLSSGADAKGGEYFSLSPAMAPDLLHRLKALPPSYLKEQRVAERMLVTFDRALAQRKLTEARDSSTTMWPEVSFLTDIHPVVEWLTDKVLVEFGRQEAPVITTPHVDGPVFLVQGIHSNALGRPTVVRWMAVTALGTEGAGNGTPEVRPMADALRDAKVGPRLARTGGPADPDRLQALVPAAVAAARAHLDAGRAEWEETISEPLATYRDHVAQWRTDSLLPGLSGRRERLVEETADELARLLDQLHTTGRPLLRVLAVLDRPGTPTAPEAQAENRA
- a CDS encoding serine/threonine-protein kinase → MEPLRDEDPKEIGGFALVCRIGAGGMGQVFLGESAAGHQAAVKVIKPSVLDEDTRARFLSEVDSLRTVYGPFVAAFVGADADADQPWLAVEYVPGPDLRTFVTEHGPLPLAETASLGALLAEGLGTVHDAGLLHRDLKPQNILLSRYGPKVIDFGLAVLAERRTTLTATGFVVGSVLCMPPEQARGEHQLDRSADVYALGAVLLFAATGHYPYEGPTWQAVALKIEDPATPPDLTDLPPELGPLVTDMLAPDPGARPALPEVIKRLVRAIHDQGLTALQAKYRLTDLTPEIVVPQLPAPALGPAPGADAPAYTPTAVDPAAVEDDEQAVTAVPAAGQPADIDDEPGGKSGSAGPSIPGETVLGQDGSSSRSRGSAGVRLSTPLQVAERIRAGYAREARF